TAAACCACACCGGCAGAGGATATTGCATAAACGAATGCTGCTTCACGGCTACCTGACGGAGGAGAAAAGtgggtattttttttatattagcatGTTAAAAATGCAGTTATATTGTAATGCTTCAAAAATAAGTTGTTAGTGTATAATTTCTGCAACAAAATAGGTTATGCACACCGTTTTATATTGATTTTAGTGTCAAGTGCCAGTGTCAGCTGGGTTACAGTTGCTTACagaaagtgttttaacatttaaaaagttcACCAAGCAAGCTAATGAGGCATAAGGCTCTTACTTTAGTGTGAAATCCACTGTGCTTTTGTTATATCAGCTATCTAACATCGTCCCTACTTTTAAGCCCCTTGGCTGGCCTAAGTGCAGGAGGCCACCCGAATACTTTCAGACATTCGACTGATTTAAGATGACACTCCTTCACCTTTAGTTTGCTTTTGTCGATTACACACATAGCCTTGAGGTGTGTTTTTTGCCAATGTAGTGCAAAATGACCCCTGTTTTGCTAATTTTCCTCCTCCAGCTCGTGCACTGAGCCAGAACAGAGGGTGATATGTCAAAAAGAGCAGCTTTGTCTTTCTGCCAGAGTCATCTGCACAAATATTTACATCTCCTATTACTGTTTATATATCAGTCTGTAGAGAACCCCCTCCGACTAGCCACTTGTATTTGGAGAATATCCACTCTCTGTCAGACTTTCGCCTATTCTTTGGAAGTGGAGACTTTTCCCCCACCTCTATTCAACCATTGACTTCATGGTTTATACAGATTTGTTCTTGTATCATGTAAAGTGGTAATGTCGCGCTATTTACTGTACACCTTATGGGAAAATATGCATGGGTGAATCTCACtcctttcttttgattttggggtggcTCTGGTTTGGTAATATTCACCTCTGCACAAAGCTTGATACTTTATAGAATATGATGCTTTTATACATGATACAAGGTTGCATAGTTCATGTACGTCATGTCTTATTACTGTATGAGTTTGATCTCAGCCATTGTTAGGAATAAAGTGTAACACAAACACTGACTGCGTAACATGACACGGCCGAACACAGTATGGTCTCTCTCCAGCGTGCTACAGTTCCAGCGATGGTGTCGGAACTGGTGCTGGCATTCTCGGATCCACTCTTTGGCTCCCTCTCCGATGGATTGCATGAGATCTGGGTGTCTTTGACAGAGTTGCCTCTGCTTGTTCACCAGCCCTGGAATGTTGTCACATATGACCCGTGCACCTAACGCACCAATGTACCTGCAGAAACAAACAGAGTCGCATTTGTTGACTATTGTGTCAGCTAAATGGATAAATCTTATGTATAAATGTCCATTACTATTGCAATAGTTGGCCAATGTCTTGTGattataaatcaatttaatgcataattatttaatcaataaCGTTTGAAACtgactttattgttttagttagCCTGCTCTTCTGGGTCATCTGTATTTGAGATTTAATCTTCAAAGTTCATGTTAGACACAATTTAATACACGGCTTTATGGCATGTTTGATTCTGGCTAGTCAATCATTCTGTGGTCAAATATTTTTGCATAGTAACCACTAAACTGAATAATTGCCTGTTTTCCCGCCCAGCTGATTTCCAATAGATGTGCTACTTTCATGTCTCAGTCTGTTTTTTCAccgataataaaataatttaatcttaaataaatatttaatgtttctttatttaattatatatatactttatttaaaatatattgctatAATGAGGCTATGATACTTTACTGTGTCTACAAAAATTTCTGTTCACAGattcttaaatacatttttacccaaaaatgaaacttccaACCAAGTCTCAtgagaaaatgtaaacattttaaaaggtgGCCATTTCATATGAATTTGCATGATGTGATTCGTACAAAAGTATACAATTTTTTGAAAAAGGTCTACCCCAAACCCATTTCATTAAACTTTGCGACTGATAAGATTGTATGAATTCATGTTGTATACCAATTCGCCAAAACAAAAAATAGTTGCAAATTGCCATGACACTGCatctgaaaattctgtcatcacaaACTCGAAgatattcagaaaaaaatctttttttctccaCGCAGTGAAGGTCAGTAGGGTCCAATTTTGCTTTTATGTTCCAGAAATCaataaaaagtcatacaggtttggaacaacatgaagacaagtaaatgattaattatttcatttttagacaAATTAACCTTTTAAGGGCTATTTCATACTCTCTCACTTAGATATATCCCAATTTGTCCCATATCCCACGGTTCTGTGTTGACAAATGTCTAGAGTGCAGCATGAAcctacaattttaataataatacctttCATTTTTAGCCAGCCTTCAAAACACTCAATGACACCATACATCATAAAAGGAAAGCTATAGAAAAATACAAAgctaaacaaaacacacagacatacaaaTCAAACAATCAGTTCATACAAATATTACATTGATATTTGTCATTATGTTGCAGGTTTCCTGCTAAACAATCTGACAAATACCTGGTGGACTCTTCCTGTTCAAGggcacacacaaacaccataGGCAAGGTTTACGCTGTGCTCAAGCGCTCTTGTCTCCTTCCCTGATCTCATTATCCACTCAGTCATGTCTGGGTCTGTGTTACCACACTCCGTACAAACTACTGAACAATTTCCACTCCTCTTATGGCTGTCCCTATCgttctctctctcgcacacactgaCATACTAGTGCAAACATAAGGCCCAGTGAAAGACTGATTCCTCTCGCTATAGCATCCATGGGAGGGCCTGCTGTTGTCGGCTTTGCACGGCTGCCCTGTTGATCCTTGACATATGAAAACACAATCTCGCTCCAGAACACTTATCAGCTGTATGCGACTGGGATTGGGAAAGGCCGCTACACATGAGCCAGAAAACTGCTATGTGTGAATTGATTGCAATGATGACAACAATCCCCATAATATAAATTACCGTAGAAACGGAGAGATATTTATCACAATTGGCTTGCATGGTTTTGGGCACAAAGGGGCAATATACGTATAGTTATTTCAATATAGATGACACAAATGATAACCCTTCTTTTCCTATTCATGAAATACGGTATTATTGACTATCATGAGAGAAACCCAGCAGTCATTTTAattgaaagtataaaaaaatagcatggagattaacatgagattatgTTGTTTACTCAGCTGTGGGGTGCTAGGCAGTGCGCTGACTATGTTGATATTGCTACCTCTGAGACATGATGGGGAACTTATGAATGCTGCAATTAGAGACATTTTTAAAGCCGAAGTCTGCCATTGTGTCATCATGTCTGGTGTTATACAGTGAAGAAATGGAGATGAAAAGCAATAACTACAGAACTAAATCActtcaaaacaccctagcaagtGTGTTTATCTGTGTTCAGCATACAAGTAAGTCTTCTGATCCAGACAAGCCCTGTCATAAAAACAGTCTGGAAAGTGTTGATCAATGTCAAAGACATTAGACTCTGTATTTGCTAACAACTGCCTGAGATTAAACAGTGGTGTATGCATTTCTGCCATCACCTGCAATCTAGAGCTTTTTTCTTTCTGATTGTCTCATTTTATCTGACTTTTGCAGTAATATTGGTGTAATTATACTTAtagatttttgttgtttatttgccattttagTACTTTAGTATTTTTGTCATTCATATATTACTAACTGTACATCACTAACTGCTCGCTCTTTTTTTATCATGCCCTGGACTATGAACCAAACtggtatatatataaacatacatacatacatacatacatacatacatatatatatatatatatatatatatatatatatatatatatatatatatatatatatatatatatatatatatataaatgttacacCACAGGCATTATATTagctatatacatttatatactttttCCATAATGTTAATGTCAATCTAGACTctcaaaagtatttttatattagctggaaatgaatttgtatttgtatgatgATATGACCTGAGTCATATCTAGTGACTAACAGAAGTCGGAATTTGAGTTATTGCAAAATGGAAATCTACGTGTTTTTCCACCCATACAAATGTGAAATGCTATATTAAATATGATGTAGcctatatataaactaaatttaaaCACGCTTTTACAATGGTTTCATCTAGACAAACTCTATTTTTCTGGTTAAATCCTTACATTCAAATGAATTTCTCTGAacttcagttcattttaattctgcttcCTGATCTAGGAATTTCCATCATGAATTTGGAACCATTCCAGATTATCAAACAATGTTCAAACGAGATCTTAAAAtgaaattcatatatttttattgtttttcattcgCAAATGAGTTGTTGTTATGGTCCTGGATTGTGATATGAATTCAATGATCGTAGGCTACTTGTTATTAGGAGCTTTGTTAGTTCTATTTTAGGCATAAATTAATCAGTGCCAGTGAGTGACTCTTGTGCcactttaaataaacacttaCCACCAAGACGAGTCCACGCTAGGAGTAAACATGAGCAGCAGTAAGATGAAGGGCAGGTAAATCCTGTGAGCGGTGACGCTAGGTTCACGGCGCGCCGCGGACGCGCTTCCAACTCCTTTAAACTCTCGCATGTTGAACACGGTCAGTTTGTAAATGTTtccaaatcaaaataataataataaaaaatatataaaaaagggaaataaaaggTCGCAGGCTCATATCAAATCGtgagatcatttatttattttattattattcaagtaaCGTTAGTGTATCTTTCCACATTAGAATCGATAAAGTTACTCAGAATGAAAACAGAAGCATCCatataaaatacttaatattcaTTAGTATCCAAATGGAGTTCTGTCGAAGAGCCGGAGGGATCTGGATATTGTCGTCAAAATAGTTATCACTGTTCCTATTTGCGTCCGAGCCGGTCCAGTGAGAGAGGTACAGTGTCTGTCCCGCAGATTCAGATCCAGAGTCATATCTCGGGCTGGCTGGTGGTTTCTGCGCGCTCATTGGCTGGAGTAAGCACGAGGAGACGAGATGAATGAACGCGCGTCTACACTCATTTCCTAATGCTGTCACAGATATCAGGCGCGCTTTTCAACGCTCTGTTACTCTAACCACTTACAACGAAGCAGACCATCGTTTTTGGACACTACCACAATGGTAataccatctatctatctatctatctatctatctatctatctatctatctatctatctatctatctatctatctatctatctatatatctatataactCAATGAATACCTTCTCAACAAAGATAGTAGCCATGGCTCATATATTTTGGGTCGTGACATTGTCAGTATATGTACATAATCACACCAGCTTGCTCATAAAATACACCACTGGTAGAACTGCTTAACAACAAACATTAATACAAAGTAAACAACAAAGAGCTCAAGAAAGAAAGTTTCTGGTCACTTTGACTTATACACTATCCTTTAGCTTCCTGTCAAGATCattagaggaggaggaggatataCACGCATTAGGAGATAAGTTGATGTAGCATCCATTTTGTTTGCATGCCATTAATTTACTCAtgttaaaataatctaaatatataaattttaagtCTTGGAAACAGACACTCAAATATGCAGGCAAGGAACTGATTgctatatattttgtgtgtgtgtgtgtgtatgcgtgtgtgtttgtagcAATTACACGTCTAatcacttcctcttcctctgcaAGCTGCACTATTTCAGGTATCACAAGTTCTGtgctatatttcaaatattaagtaatagcagtgatgcttgccttagcaaCCACCACTAAATATGATTAAATGTCAAAACTAACTACTATTGGAGCTCATAAAGTGGAGCGCATCCTtttttgttgtctctgtgtgaCAAGAATACTTAACCCACTGGGACTCAGGATGTGCACCAATAATTAGTGATGTCCTTTCTGTACTGAGAGGTCAGTGCCCTCTCCTCCCCTGATCTAGAGGAGCTGGTGATTATAGCAGTGAGTGGGAGACAGATTTCACTAGGCCAGGCATGCGTCCCTGTCGGCCTTGCAACCTCGACTTACTGTCCCAAACAGGAATGTTAATTAGCAGCATCCACCAGAGGGGGTGACCATCCCCTGACACACAGGACATCTGATAAACCAGTGTAGTCAGCAGAAATAGCACTCAACCCACTCAACCATCCATTTCAAGTGTGACAAATAAATATCATCtgtgattttttatatattttcttttaacatcaacaacaaaattgGATTAAATCTCAAAATAACGTTATTtcactaaatattgtaaaaacaaaacaaaaaacaaacacaaaatatatagcAGTATTATATGCAGTAAACTAGTGCACTAGTATTCTTTTCCAAAGATGAATGGCTGAGAATACGTGATActgtgccctctgctggctgGATTTATGCGATACAAATATGGAAATGTAAAATCTTTTGCTCTAGTCTAGCCCATAGCTACAAGAATTAGTTTAGGCCATGGgtacaaaaaattataatggttataaaaataacatttatttcagatcacaaaataaaaaaaaagataaacaaaaacaacattataatgtGATAAACACAACTGTAACTTTCGGAATCTGAGCGACacaaatattaggctaaatatcAAGTACCTTTATTTAGATATACAAAACAAACTGCTATGTGAGAAATCAAAGGGTTGTTTGCTCATGCAATCTGTTAAATATTATAGTTCAGTGTATAAACTAGATGACACGGAAGGATAAAATGATCAGATACACAATCATGTGATGTGCACTATTTCTatttgaaatcattctaatatgtaatttattcctgtgatggtaaagctgaattttcagcatcattactccagtcttcagtgtcatatgattttcagaaatcattctaatatgctgatttgctgctcaaaaaatatttcttattattatcaatgttgaaaacagttcagaagaacagcatttattgtaaaataatcatataagttttaaaaaaatgtcttgactgtaacttttgatcggtttaatgcagccttgcttaataaaagtagtaaattattaaaaaaatcccaAACTATTTAATGGTAGTGttcatatatatttgtttgaatgacaatatataaaactatttattgaAGCTGGTGACTGTCTGTGATAAACAGGTGATTTTTCTCATGGTAAGATACAGAATGTATAATGTATTCATGCACACAACATGCATCTGACTGAGATGGTAGTATTGCAAATTTACTTagagaaaatatacatttctaatattctaaaactgcattaaaaaaccTGAAATGTcccttacaaaaaaatacaaataataatcaacAGTGTTTGACACAATCAAGTTCATCATTTGTGCTAGCTAGCCGCTAGACGGCAGCACCAGATCTGGTTCTTTGCTGTTCTCTGAGTTGCTGCAGCGTCCTCACCCGACCGTCATTTGAGCCAAGTGAGCAGCCCGGAGTGTGGCCGGAGAAGGCGGTGTGTCAGCGAGGCCTGGTTTTTTGGGTGGGACTGGAGGTGGGTTCCCTCTGGAAATAGTTGGAGACCTGATGGTGGGAGACAACATCCCAGAATTTGCCAGTGTGCGGTAATCTGTGCCGAAAGGGGAACTGTTGGGGGATGTTGGTTTGCTGGGACTCTGCTGAGTGCTGAAGCGACTCGGGGCATGTGTGACGCTGCTGCGGGCCGCTTGTTTAGAAGAAGTGTTGTCTGGTGGAGTCACATGGGCTGCAGAGGGCGAGAAGTCACATGGACTATTCGGAGGGGAGGAGAGGGTCTGGGAATCTTGATCAGAGGTGCCCTGGAACTTGTGACGGGCTGCATGGAAGCGCTGGTTGATGCCAGCCTGGTATGCAGCTTGTGTGCTGGGCATGTCAGGGGATTGATTGATGTTTGTGGGGCTGTGAGCTTGTGGATTGGTCTGAGAGCTCCCATTGGTTAACATGCCCTGCTTCTCAAAATTCCCATCTTCCTCTATAGGAACATGGTGTCCGTTCATTTTTGTCTGCATCTTATTTGATTTCTCTTCTGCATTGTTCATCTCTCTCCTCAGCTTCTCTAGTTCTTCCTGTAGTGCTCTGGAGCGCACTTCCTCTTTTCTTAATCTCAGCCCAAGCTGTTCCCTTTCAGTGTCAAACTCGGCCAGCAGCTCCTCTCGCCTCGCCTCCGTTTGCATAGCCTGCTTCTTTTCTTCCTGGAGCTCCGCCCTCAGAGCCTGATTGGCCGCTCGCTCACGATCGAGGCGATGGCTGATTTCGTTGGAGCGCTGGGATTCCTTATGGGCACGTGTGCTGGAGCGTTTGCATTCTCGTCTCAGCGCCGTCATAAGCTGTTTATGCTGGACTCGCTGCTCTTCTAACTGATCGTACAGTCGTTTGTTCTCCCTTTCCATTCTGGACATCTTTGCCTTCTCAAACTCCAACTAAAAAAAGTATTACACAATAAACCAGTTGTTGGAAATAAACTGACAGATTTATAaatttacaaaagaaaattacATAAGACATTTATCTGAAAATAAACCCTTCTTAAAAGTTTAGGGTTGTTtgtggatttctttttttaaatgtttgtaaacGAAAAACTCTTACACTCAGcatagctgcatttatttgataaataaacagtgaaacaaatatttagaaatataaaaaatgtgtttatttatttgtttttaaatgtaatttatccctttGAAAGTAAAGCTGAACTCAGCATAGCTGCACTCAGtcaaacataaatattttgaaacattattacaatgtatttattttttaattgttactatttttttatgtaattgatCCCTTTGAAGGCAAAGCAGatttttttacatcattactccagtcctcagtgtcacatgatcctccagaaatcattctaatatgctgattttaaacatttcaatgttgaaaagtttttcacaatacattatttgataaatatttataaataaacaccaTGTATTTAAgagttacttttgaatgtttgaaaaaaaaaaaacttttgaacagtagaatGTCTGGAATTATTAAATATTGTGTCATTTCAAGCACAAACCTCACaaaattttgttacatttatgcttaaaacaagaagaaaataaGGGAAAACAACggtattatgtaaaaaataaaaaatacatcaccTTTCATATTAGCATTAGTTTGCATTTGTAAAAGGATATTTTGCTCAAAAGTAATATCTAATTTTTCATGACTGAGCtcctaatttaacattttattcatacattttattgatGCTAGAAAACCTTtgatattattcatttatattttgtgggcaatttaatataattaatattatgttctatttatattaaacagcattttttattaaatactgtattttgaCAAAGGCTTCAGTAATCTGATCTGTTAATTAGACATTTTCCATGGGATCTTTTGTTGTAATATGCAAACATGTGCATATTTAATCATATGATACataataatttgcatattaaatgtgtaaaagcaaaattgaaaaaatatatattttcatgtatattCTAATAGAGCAACAACTCattattattaaagcaaaataaattgtAGCCTGTAGTCCCTCAAATTAAgataatataattgaaatatagtATTTTCAGTTCTTTGTACCTGCTGCAGGAGgcgctctctctccttctccagGATGTAAGTGACGTCGTCTCCTTCTGCAGTGTCCTCAGCATGcttcctcttctcctcctccagaTCAGCAATGACCTGAAACCACCACAGAGGGGCGAAAGATTGAGATAATGATTAGCCTATAAACCAATCCAATCAGTGTAATAAATCGATTTACATGATATGATGCTCACATTAGTATCGATGTCAGTGGCTTTCAGCTGTTATGCAGTATAAACTCACCCTCCTGTGTCTGGTCTCGGCAGCTGCCAGCTGTTTCAGCATCTTCTCTTGCATCCTTCTACAGTGTCCGACCACCAGCTTCAGGACCGCCAGAGGATCCGAGTGAGCCGTGGCCCCACAGAACCCTTCTCGTCTCTGGGAGGAACTTTCTCTGTCTCCCCTGGTCTGGCCCGAGCTCTGGAGGACCTCACCGTCTCTCTGTAGGGCCAGGAACGGGTCGCTCAGGTTGTATTTGCCATATCGCTCCCAGATGTAAGAATCTCTGCACTGGGCCTGTAgcgagacagagacagataggtatttattgaattaatttagATGGATTTCAGCTAAATTGTCAGTTAATTAgtctaaaaaaatctaattttccatAATCTTTTGATATAAAACAGCTATTCGAAATCTGTTATCTTGGTAGTTTGGTCATTTTTGTAGCTTTCATTCAAAACAACTCTGCAAGCTTTGTAAAGAGGCCTCTACTTTTTGTTCTTTCACACAGACACATTCAGTACAAGCTTGTGTTAAACAGGAAATGAGATGATACAGAGCACATGACCCTGCCAAAAGCAACATAAACCaggctctgtatgtgtgtgtgtatgtgtgtgtgttcagctcccGTTTGTTGTTTTAAGTAAGAGGTCAAGCAAGGGGTCCATAAAGGGATTAAACAATTGCTCCAGTATAGGTAGGGTCAACGCAGTGAATGGGGCACCAAAAAAAAAGTTCCAGCTGGAGTAATTTAATACCTCCTGAAATGACTCTCAACTAAAAGAACTCATTTGAcccagacaaaaaaacaaacccaGGGAAAAGGAACTGAACAGAACTGTTTGAACAGTGAAAAGAGTGTCACTGAAAGCTAGAAAGAGTTACCCAGGGTTGCCAGGTTATTGCTgcatgttctgggtggttgttacTGGGTAGTTAAAACAAAATGTCCAGTTCCAGTTTCAGTTCCCATGAAGTAGAGCTGAAGATccttgcccgaacccgatgggacccaACGGGTTCGGGCtaaatttatatcatcttacgcgggctcgggccgggctcgggcttcggtttgcgaggtaaaccaGCGGTCATGTGATGCGTTTCTATTAGCACGAaaaagatgcgaaaatggatgttgagtaggtgtaacggaggcttgcctctgacaattacgttttggttgcaccagcaactaaagcaaagtctgaggtgtgtaaaagttttgaccatgtttataatgagaataatgagtgaataatgacgcaccatcatctacagtggattaaatcattttcctccacaaaaacatgtagacttaGCCAAATTTCTGAGTAaaggttttttaaatgataactaaaAATTCATTgggtcttaaatgcataatgtggacagagtatttaggctaatgttgtcattattcttttattaaatgtcagctgctagtggcgaagcaaatccagtggagcctttatcttaatttcgttattgccaaaatacccatcttaattaaaaattgatcttaatttaatttgttaaaaaaagacagtaaatatttaaaaatttaaaaaaattatttttattgaatctaATGACTCTTGCTCTAAAATATTTTTGGTACTTAAACTATGGCGTTTTTGTAGGTGTCTTTTATAAATCATGGTAAGAATTAATAAAGGTCAT
The Carassius auratus strain Wakin chromosome 31, ASM336829v1, whole genome shotgun sequence DNA segment above includes these coding regions:
- the LOC113050294 gene encoding CTTNBP2 N-terminal-like protein isoform X2, with the protein product MAPATESRLNVEALSKRDVLLLFSVLEGELEARDFVIQALKAQCRDSYIWERYGKYNLSDPFLALQRDGEVLQSSGQTRGDRESSSQRREGFCGATAHSDPLAVLKLVVGHCRRMQEKMLKQLAAAETRHRRVIADLEEEKRKHAEDTAEGDDVTYILEKERERLLQQLEFEKAKMSRMERENKRLYDQLEEQRVQHKQLMTALRRECKRSSTRAHKESQRSNEISHRLDRERAANQALRAELQEEKKQAMQTEARREELLAEFDTEREQLGLRLRKEEVRSRALQEELEKLRREMNNAEEKSNKMQTKMNGHHVPIEEDGNFEKQGMLTNGSSQTNPQAHSPTNINQSPDMPSTQAAYQAGINQRFHAARHKFQGTSDQDSQTLSSPPNSPCDFSPSAAHVTPPDNTSSKQAARSSVTHAPSRFSTQQSPSKPTSPNSSPFGTDYRTLANSGMLSPTIRSPTISRGNPPPVPPKKPGLADTPPSPATLRAAHLAQMTVG
- the LOC113050294 gene encoding CTTNBP2 N-terminal-like protein isoform X1; protein product: MGLIQVVDLVQLLESRLNVEALSKRDVLLLFSVLEGELEARDFVIQALKAQCRDSYIWERYGKYNLSDPFLALQRDGEVLQSSGQTRGDRESSSQRREGFCGATAHSDPLAVLKLVVGHCRRMQEKMLKQLAAAETRHRRVIADLEEEKRKHAEDTAEGDDVTYILEKERERLLQQLEFEKAKMSRMERENKRLYDQLEEQRVQHKQLMTALRRECKRSSTRAHKESQRSNEISHRLDRERAANQALRAELQEEKKQAMQTEARREELLAEFDTEREQLGLRLRKEEVRSRALQEELEKLRREMNNAEEKSNKMQTKMNGHHVPIEEDGNFEKQGMLTNGSSQTNPQAHSPTNINQSPDMPSTQAAYQAGINQRFHAARHKFQGTSDQDSQTLSSPPNSPCDFSPSAAHVTPPDNTSSKQAARSSVTHAPSRFSTQQSPSKPTSPNSSPFGTDYRTLANSGMLSPTIRSPTISRGNPPPVPPKKPGLADTPPSPATLRAAHLAQMTVG